A single Streptomyces sp. 2114.4 DNA region contains:
- a CDS encoding WXG100 family type VII secretion target, which produces MSQALERIGFDVDWSNPLAGALDSVIRGAIKELGLDEYLEKVSGDNEKLLETAREWRAAARDMQGVVDDLQAERRALQRTWTGEASEAFGGTMSEFEKALRGEAEDMITVAELLEMAAESCAEAEETMVVLITEVVEALLVAAATAAIVAILTAGVGAAIGPLIGAAGAAHRAMKAVRITAKLADKLKDLADRMRALQKLRRARIKAKALWRNKSARKKLNKNLKRIGNKVVGAKAAGAAIDAAPLANSVIEHHTGVDVGEYASEKTANIRETVAEAGNKAERELHDATGLKEVRIGDKRWDVEHQTPVGSEAPKEKPPTEQQKQYADRPDSQRFADRLADGAARSKPVREVFG; this is translated from the coding sequence ATGAGCCAGGCGCTGGAACGGATCGGATTCGACGTGGACTGGAGCAACCCGCTGGCGGGTGCGCTCGACTCCGTCATCCGCGGGGCCATCAAGGAACTGGGCCTCGACGAGTACCTGGAAAAAGTCAGCGGCGACAATGAGAAGCTGCTCGAAACCGCCCGTGAGTGGCGGGCCGCGGCCCGTGACATGCAGGGCGTCGTCGACGATCTGCAGGCCGAGCGACGGGCGTTGCAGCGTACGTGGACCGGCGAGGCGTCCGAAGCTTTCGGCGGCACCATGTCCGAGTTCGAAAAGGCCCTCCGGGGCGAGGCCGAGGACATGATCACGGTCGCCGAACTCCTCGAAATGGCCGCTGAGTCGTGCGCCGAGGCCGAGGAAACGATGGTCGTGCTGATCACCGAGGTCGTCGAGGCGCTGCTGGTGGCGGCGGCGACGGCGGCGATCGTGGCGATCCTGACCGCCGGTGTCGGCGCCGCGATCGGCCCGCTCATCGGCGCCGCGGGTGCGGCGCACCGCGCGATGAAGGCCGTACGGATCACCGCGAAGCTGGCGGACAAGCTCAAGGATCTCGCCGACCGGATGCGGGCGCTGCAGAAGCTGCGGCGGGCGCGCATCAAGGCCAAAGCTCTGTGGCGCAACAAGAGCGCCCGCAAGAAGCTCAACAAGAACCTCAAGCGGATCGGCAACAAGGTGGTGGGCGCCAAGGCGGCCGGTGCCGCCATCGATGCGGCGCCGCTGGCGAACAGCGTCATCGAGCACCACACCGGCGTCGACGTCGGCGAATATGCCTCCGAGAAGACCGCCAACATCCGCGAGACGGTCGCTGAAGCGGGCAACAAGGCCGAGCGCGAGCTCCATGACGCCACCGGCCTCAAAGAGGTCCGCATCGGCGACAAGCGCTGGGACGTCGAGCATCAGACCCCGGTCGGCTCGGAGGCCCCGAAGGAGAAGCCGCCGACCGAGCAGCAGAAGCAGTACGCCGACCGACCCGATTCCCAGCGCTTCGCCGACCGCCTGGCCGACGGCGCGGCGCGGTCCAAGCCCGTTCGCGAGGTCTTCGGATGA
- a CDS encoding N-acetyltransferase: MTDIRISLSVRDLTHEDLPSCDWSGSAMHVRQIAEQLRRAERGEVDYLAVCGPADVPVAIGGVDYVRKSGAGTLWQLGVHPALQSCGVGTLLISSAEARITARGLAVAELGVEESNPRARVLYERLGYRPYGRELDSWDVETEKGSVKRYETMCTLMRKDLT, translated from the coding sequence GTGACCGACATCAGGATCTCCCTGTCCGTGCGCGATCTCACCCACGAGGACCTGCCCTCGTGCGACTGGTCGGGCTCCGCCATGCACGTGAGGCAGATCGCCGAGCAGTTGCGCCGGGCCGAGCGCGGCGAGGTCGACTACCTGGCTGTTTGTGGGCCCGCAGACGTGCCGGTGGCGATCGGCGGCGTCGACTACGTGCGCAAGAGTGGTGCTGGCACGCTCTGGCAGCTCGGTGTCCATCCTGCGCTTCAGTCGTGCGGCGTCGGCACCCTGCTGATCAGCTCCGCAGAGGCTCGGATCACGGCCCGTGGTCTGGCGGTGGCCGAACTGGGCGTGGAGGAGAGCAACCCCAGAGCCCGAGTCCTCTACGAGCGATTGGGCTACCGGCCCTACGGCCGTGAGCTGGACTCCTGGGACGTGGAGACCGAAAAGGGCTCGGTCAAACGGTACGAAACCATGTGCACGTTGATGCGCAAGGACCTGACATAG
- a CDS encoding RidA family protein: protein MTVHTVEVPENNVVFGETTNAFASFGYSAAVRAHGLLFIAGTIGRRADGTIPDTIEEQTEIAIRKIEEILRMENLAMSALVDVTSYHVDIRRHLPGFIKAKQRLVEAPYPTWTIIGVSGLASPGLLVEIRATAAYPDAPR, encoded by the coding sequence ATGACCGTCCACACCGTCGAGGTCCCCGAGAACAACGTGGTCTTCGGGGAGACCACCAATGCCTTCGCAAGCTTCGGCTATTCCGCCGCGGTGCGTGCGCACGGCCTCTTGTTCATCGCCGGAACGATCGGTCGCCGCGCCGACGGAACCATCCCGGACACCATCGAGGAGCAGACCGAGATCGCCATCCGGAAGATCGAGGAGATCCTCCGGATGGAGAACCTCGCCATGTCCGCCCTCGTCGACGTCACCAGTTACCACGTCGACATCCGCCGGCACCTGCCCGGATTCATCAAGGCCAAGCAGCGCCTCGTCGAAGCGCCCTACCCGACCTGGACGATCATCGGGGTCAGTGGCCTCGCCAGCCCGGGGCTCCTCGTCGAGATCCGCGCGACCGCCGCGTATCCCGACGCACCCCGGTAG
- a CDS encoding HD domain-containing protein — translation MTGPTREATADPIALPSTPLADAVMNLIRPVETPSVFNHSIRSYLFARLVAGRLGLAAGHDYRDDLLFAACAMHDLGLASDGPHRQRFEVEGADRAAEFLIQQGMSTADADQVWQAIALHTSPGIAERRGTLCVLVREGVALDFGGPAGADHLDSVTDEQADAMHAAYPRLDMIRSLTDAIVAQAAKDPKNAPRYTTPGELLRERQTFGRTRLEHTGRSSRWGG, via the coding sequence ATGACCGGACCTACCCGCGAGGCGACCGCCGACCCGATCGCGCTGCCCAGCACACCACTTGCCGACGCCGTCATGAACCTCATCCGACCGGTGGAAACGCCGTCCGTCTTCAACCACAGCATCCGCAGCTACCTATTCGCCCGGCTGGTCGCAGGCCGCCTCGGCCTGGCCGCCGGCCACGACTACCGGGACGACCTGTTGTTCGCCGCGTGCGCGATGCACGACCTCGGCCTGGCGTCGGACGGCCCGCACCGACAGCGGTTCGAGGTCGAAGGCGCCGACCGGGCCGCCGAATTCCTCATCCAACAGGGGATGTCCACGGCCGACGCCGACCAGGTCTGGCAGGCGATCGCCCTGCACACCTCTCCGGGCATCGCGGAACGCCGCGGCACGCTGTGCGTGCTCGTCCGCGAAGGCGTCGCCCTCGACTTCGGAGGCCCCGCGGGCGCCGACCACCTCGACTCGGTCACCGATGAGCAGGCCGACGCCATGCACGCCGCCTATCCACGGCTGGACATGATCCGCTCACTCACCGACGCGATCGTCGCGCAGGCCGCGAAAGACCCCAAGAACGCACCCCGGTACACGACCCCCGGCGAACTCCTGCGCGAACGCCAGACCTTCGGCCGGACCCGGCTGGAGCACACCGGCCGTTCGTCCCGCTGGGGCGGCTGA
- a CDS encoding GlxA family transcriptional regulator has product MAAHRVAVLALDGVTPLDLAIPTQIFTTRPETPYEMTLCALDTKVATTAGFALLAEGGLEQVRTADTVIVPGFEPVLSLPDAVLDTLAEARDRGRRVVSICTGAFALAAAGVLDGLHATTHWKHIDEFERSFPAVTVDRDVLYVDEGDVLTSAGVCCGIDLCLHIVRRDLGAEVANRIARGLVAAPHRDGGQAQYVPAPVAVAGEASLSGTRGWALHRLGEPLTLRALARHAGLSQRTFMRRFTEETGTTPLQWVLNARLGRARELLETTDLSVDQVARDCGLGTAANLRLHFRRTLDTTPTAYRRTFTHSTSRGPVSSPAVPRTD; this is encoded by the coding sequence ATGGCAGCCCATCGAGTCGCGGTCCTGGCGTTGGACGGGGTCACCCCGCTCGACCTGGCGATCCCGACGCAGATCTTCACCACCCGGCCGGAAACCCCCTACGAGATGACCCTGTGCGCGTTGGACACGAAGGTAGCCACCACCGCGGGTTTCGCACTGCTCGCCGAGGGAGGCCTGGAGCAGGTGCGCACCGCCGACACCGTGATCGTGCCCGGGTTCGAACCGGTCCTCTCGTTGCCGGACGCCGTGCTCGACACACTGGCCGAAGCCCGCGACCGAGGCCGGCGTGTGGTGTCGATCTGCACGGGCGCCTTCGCGTTGGCCGCGGCGGGCGTACTGGACGGGCTGCACGCCACGACCCACTGGAAGCACATCGACGAGTTCGAGCGGAGTTTCCCGGCCGTCACGGTCGACCGCGACGTGCTCTACGTCGACGAGGGCGACGTGCTCACCTCGGCCGGGGTGTGCTGCGGCATCGACCTGTGCCTGCATATCGTGCGCCGCGACCTGGGCGCGGAGGTGGCCAACCGGATCGCCCGCGGTCTGGTCGCGGCCCCGCACCGCGACGGCGGGCAGGCCCAGTACGTGCCCGCTCCCGTCGCGGTGGCCGGTGAGGCGTCGCTGTCCGGTACCCGTGGATGGGCCCTGCACCGGCTCGGCGAACCGCTCACGCTGCGCGCCCTTGCCCGGCACGCAGGCCTCTCGCAACGCACCTTCATGCGCCGGTTCACCGAGGAGACGGGCACGACCCCGTTGCAGTGGGTGCTCAACGCCCGGCTCGGCAGGGCGCGGGAACTGCTGGAAACCACGGACCTCTCCGTGGATCAGGTGGCGCGGGACTGCGGGCTGGGCACGGCAGCCAATCTACGGCTGCACTTCCGACGCACGCTGGACACCACCCCTACCGCCTACCGCCGCACCTTCACACACTCGACATCGCGCGGTCCGGTTTCATCACCCGCAGTCCCGCGCACGGACTGA
- a CDS encoding MerR family transcriptional regulator: MRMKEMVQRTGVHERLLRYYEQQGLLTPDRLRSGYRIYGESDVETVRRIRCLLAAGLPTTLIAQVLPCIRADDEHLVPTCPDLLAQLRREGERITRVIEDLQASRAILDTIITAAPSGGAETQRPPQPAATEAG; this comes from the coding sequence ATGCGCATGAAGGAGATGGTGCAGCGTACCGGGGTCCATGAGCGGCTGCTGCGCTACTACGAACAGCAAGGACTCCTGACGCCCGACAGACTGCGCAGCGGCTACCGCATCTATGGCGAGTCGGACGTCGAGACGGTGCGCCGCATTCGCTGTCTGCTGGCGGCAGGCCTTCCGACCACTCTGATCGCCCAGGTCCTGCCGTGCATCCGGGCGGACGACGAGCACCTCGTGCCCACCTGCCCGGACCTGCTCGCCCAACTGCGCCGGGAGGGCGAGCGAATCACTCGCGTCATCGAAGATCTACAGGCGTCGCGCGCGATCCTCGACACCATCATCACTGCCGCGCCCTCAGGGGGCGCCGAGACACAGAGGCCGCCTCAGCCTGCCGCTACCGAGGCAGGCTGA
- a CDS encoding alpha/beta fold hydrolase: MTTDHVLPTPHLDVLVQGRGPALLLAHGAGGGIEGNFGLVLDDLAQDHTLVGPHYPGAGGSAVAIEPLDLDDLADRLVAAAVAAGQDSFAVLGESLGSAVAVRIATRHPHRVRALVLTAGFAAADPVLALAAQLIKSLAAAGQWEDVARLALLSCMSPAGLADLEPAALDEPVAQTLTAMPPGMLDHFDLVSRVDVRADLAKVAAPTLVVAPTGDRLVLPESSYRLAAGIPGARLIELPGAAHILNPADRATWLRHVREFLAALPATSA; this comes from the coding sequence ATGACCACTGATCACGTGCTTCCCACCCCTCACCTCGACGTCCTCGTGCAGGGGCGCGGCCCCGCACTTCTGCTCGCGCACGGCGCCGGCGGCGGCATCGAGGGGAACTTCGGCCTCGTCCTCGACGACCTCGCCCAGGACCACACTCTCGTCGGCCCGCACTACCCCGGGGCCGGTGGCTCTGCCGTAGCCATAGAACCCCTGGACCTGGATGACCTCGCCGACCGCCTGGTCGCGGCCGCCGTCGCGGCCGGCCAGGACTCGTTCGCCGTCCTCGGGGAGTCCCTCGGCAGCGCCGTGGCCGTCCGGATCGCCACACGGCACCCCCACCGTGTCCGGGCCCTCGTCCTCACCGCCGGCTTCGCTGCAGCCGATCCCGTCCTGGCGCTCGCCGCTCAGCTGATCAAGTCCCTGGCAGCCGCGGGTCAGTGGGAGGACGTGGCACGGCTCGCCCTCCTGTCCTGCATGTCCCCGGCGGGCCTGGCGGACCTCGAACCGGCCGCCCTCGACGAACCGGTCGCCCAGACCCTGACCGCGATGCCGCCGGGCATGCTGGACCACTTCGACCTGGTGTCCCGCGTGGACGTCCGGGCCGACCTGGCGAAGGTCGCCGCCCCCACCCTGGTGGTGGCGCCGACCGGCGACCGACTGGTGCTGCCCGAGAGCTCGTACCGTCTGGCGGCCGGTATCCCGGGCGCCCGGCTGATCGAACTGCCCGGCGCCGCCCACATCCTGAACCCGGCAGACCGGGCGACCTGGCTCCGCCACGTACGCGAGTTCCTCGCCGCACTCCCCGCCACGTCGGCGTGA
- a CDS encoding MFS transporter: MPDIPNRSTPPQSTGLGGALRLPGLRRMVTATALLIFGHFTVYTYVTPLLHDAAAFSEAATSMLLALYGLAGFLGTWLGGALVDRRPHTVLLGTIALMAGSLVLLGGSIRLQPLAVVAVALWGVAFAALPVTLQSSVLRLGATAPDAASSWYVSAFNLGIGGGALGIGLLSDSPVAMLPWMALIPVVPAFVSAWTTRAAFSHPQSP, from the coding sequence TTGCCCGACATACCCAACCGCTCTACCCCACCGCAGTCGACCGGACTCGGCGGCGCGCTGCGCCTGCCCGGCCTACGACGCATGGTGACAGCAACCGCACTACTCATCTTCGGACACTTCACCGTATATACCTACGTGACCCCCCTCCTGCACGACGCCGCTGCCTTCAGCGAGGCCGCCACCAGCATGCTCCTGGCCTTGTATGGACTGGCCGGCTTCCTGGGGACATGGCTCGGCGGTGCCCTGGTGGACCGTCGCCCGCACACCGTCCTGCTCGGCACCATCGCCCTGATGGCCGGCTCACTGGTGCTGCTAGGTGGGAGCATCCGACTGCAGCCACTCGCCGTGGTAGCCGTGGCCCTATGGGGCGTTGCCTTCGCCGCACTGCCGGTAACGCTGCAATCGAGCGTTCTCCGCCTGGGAGCCACCGCACCCGACGCCGCGTCCTCCTGGTACGTCTCTGCTTTCAACCTGGGCATCGGAGGAGGAGCCCTGGGCATCGGCCTGCTGAGCGACTCCCCAGTGGCGATGCTCCCGTGGATGGCACTGATCCCCGTGGTACCGGCCTTCGTTTCTGCCTGGACCACACGGGCAGCCTTCTCCCATCCACAGTCGCCGTAA